One genomic region from Acidobacteriota bacterium encodes:
- a CDS encoding glycosyltransferase: protein MSATGISVIIPTHNRRETLVRAVESVQAQTFRDWDLLIVDDGSHDGTDREWSNPGDPRIRYLRTEHRGVSAARNLGIQQARFPWIAFLDSDDTWLPKKLEAQLTALESHPGYLAVHSDEIWIRRGRRVNPKKIHRKYGGWVYRYSLPRCVISPSSILIARELLDRCGMFDEDFPVCEDYELWLRMFARHPICFVDRPLLVKTGGHADQLSRSTWGLDRFRVRAMVKTVESGVLSLQQEAWTAAEIARKSDILAGGSEKRGRTETGRYYRRLGEFWSERHRKRIRRLSF, encoded by the coding sequence GTGTCGGCGACAGGCATCAGCGTCATCATTCCCACCCACAATCGCCGGGAAACACTGGTGCGGGCGGTGGAATCGGTCCAGGCCCAGACCTTCCGCGACTGGGATCTTCTCATCGTCGATGACGGTTCCCACGATGGCACGGACCGGGAGTGGTCCAACCCCGGCGATCCGCGAATCCGGTACCTGCGGACCGAACACCGGGGCGTCAGCGCCGCCCGCAACCTGGGAATTCAGCAGGCGAGATTCCCCTGGATCGCGTTCCTCGACAGTGATGACACGTGGCTTCCCAAGAAGCTGGAGGCACAGCTCACGGCCCTGGAGTCTCACCCGGGCTATTTGGCCGTGCATTCCGACGAGATCTGGATTCGCCGCGGCCGCCGGGTGAATCCGAAGAAGATCCACCGCAAGTACGGAGGCTGGGTCTACCGCTACTCTCTTCCCCGCTGCGTCATCAGCCCCAGCTCCATCCTCATCGCGCGAGAACTCCTGGACCGCTGCGGAATGTTCGACGAAGATTTCCCCGTTTGCGAGGACTATGAACTCTGGCTGCGCATGTTCGCCCGCCATCCCATCTGCTTCGTGGACCGGCCCCTGCTGGTCAAGACCGGCGGCCACGCCGACCAGCTCTCCAGGAGTACGTGGGGACTGGACCGTTTCCGGGTCCGGGCCATGGTGAAGACCGTGGAGAGCGGAGTCCTCAGCCTGCAGCAGGAGGCCTGGACTGCGGCCGAGATCGCCCGCAAGTCGGATATCCTGGCGGGAGGGTCCGAGAAACGGGGCCGAACCGAAACGGGTCGCTACTATCGTAGGCTTGGCGAATTCTGGAGCGAGCGGCACCGGAAGCGAATCCGGCGGTTGAGCTTCTGA
- a CDS encoding VWA domain-containing protein yields MSSENLIIRLLIVLFLTTGLPAQSDTAAAEDPLEPFRVEVEAVNVLVAVHDKKTGRFVTNLSPQHFIVKEDGRHQRITNFAPQTNLPLTIAICVDASASVRLKLGFEKEVATDFLFDVMRPTDKALLVEFDTGVTLLHDFTSNPNALLAEIDNLRAGGGTSLYDAIYLISEQKMLQEYGRKTILVLSDGSDLTSTHSFDETLRMAYLAESTIYAISTTRFGAGEDARGDDALEKLTESTGGTVFFPHSSNNLADAFKTIDTELRSQYNLTYVPTNRKKDGTFRKIEIEVKADDVRVRHRVGYYAPYDPMDKWKQRALEREQRRFQKEQEEREKAKGKKNE; encoded by the coding sequence ATGTCCTCAGAAAACCTCATTATCAGGCTGTTGATCGTCCTGTTCCTGACGACCGGCCTCCCGGCCCAGTCGGACACCGCCGCCGCAGAAGATCCGCTGGAACCGTTCCGGGTGGAGGTGGAGGCGGTGAACGTCCTGGTTGCGGTCCATGACAAGAAGACGGGCCGGTTCGTCACCAACCTCTCGCCGCAGCACTTCATCGTGAAAGAGGACGGACGCCACCAGCGGATTACCAACTTCGCCCCCCAGACCAACCTGCCGCTGACCATCGCCATCTGCGTGGACGCCAGCGCCAGCGTCCGGCTCAAGCTGGGTTTCGAGAAGGAGGTGGCCACCGATTTCCTCTTTGACGTGATGCGGCCCACCGACAAGGCGCTGCTCGTGGAGTTCGACACGGGTGTGACGCTGCTGCACGACTTCACCTCCAACCCCAACGCGTTGCTGGCCGAGATCGACAACCTGAGGGCGGGAGGAGGCACTTCCCTTTACGACGCCATCTACCTGATCTCGGAGCAGAAGATGCTGCAGGAGTACGGCCGCAAGACAATCCTGGTTCTCTCGGACGGGTCGGACCTGACCAGCACCCACAGCTTCGACGAGACGCTCCGGATGGCCTACCTGGCCGAATCCACCATCTACGCCATCAGCACCACCCGGTTCGGCGCGGGTGAGGACGCCAGAGGCGACGACGCCCTGGAAAAACTGACGGAGAGCACCGGCGGAACCGTCTTCTTCCCCCATTCCAGCAACAACCTTGCGGACGCCTTCAAGACCATCGACACGGAGCTGCGGAGCCAGTACAACCTGACCTACGTCCCCACCAACAGGAAGAAGGACGGCACCTTCCGGAAGATCGAGATCGAAGTGAAGGCGGACGACGTCCGGGTGCGGCATCGCGTGGGTTACTACGCCCCGTACGACCCCATGGACAAGTGGAAGCAGCGGGCCCTGGAACGGGAGCAGCGGCGGTTCCAGAAAGAGCAGGAAGAGCGGGAAAAGGCCAAGGGAAAAAAGAACGAATAA
- a CDS encoding RluA family pseudouridine synthase codes for MSEPEGTGTGTIRLRVSSGDAGRRLDAYLSRRLSRFSRSRIRRWVEENRVLVLGRRRKPSYLLRPGDEIRVDPPPPQPTGLTPEPIPLNVLYEDSFLLVVDKPAGQVVHPGAGNWSGTLANALAYHLEKLSREETVRPGIVHRLDKGTSGLLVVAKTERAHDHLSGQFARREVRKRYLALVYGAVEKDRGEIDAPLGRHPRSRTRISTRTRKPRSALTRYRVLSRHPGFTYLSVAPHTGRTHQIRVHLTHLGHPVVGDGTYGSRRLRRLPESIRDSEMARLGRHFLHAASLAFVHPATARRVRFESPLPPELEAVLAVLE; via the coding sequence GTGTCTGAACCGGAAGGAACCGGGACCGGAACCATCCGCCTCAGGGTGAGCTCCGGCGACGCGGGCCGGCGCCTGGACGCCTATTTGAGCCGCCGGCTCTCCCGGTTCAGCCGGAGCCGCATCCGGCGGTGGGTGGAAGAGAACCGGGTCCTGGTGCTGGGCCGGCGCCGCAAGCCCAGCTACCTGCTGCGCCCGGGAGACGAGATCCGCGTGGACCCGCCCCCGCCGCAGCCCACCGGCCTGACGCCCGAACCGATTCCCCTGAACGTGCTCTACGAGGACTCCTTCCTGCTGGTGGTGGACAAACCGGCGGGACAGGTGGTGCATCCGGGAGCCGGCAACTGGAGCGGGACCCTGGCCAACGCCCTGGCCTACCATCTGGAGAAGTTGAGCCGGGAGGAGACCGTCAGGCCGGGAATCGTGCACCGGCTGGACAAAGGGACCTCGGGACTCCTGGTGGTGGCAAAGACGGAGCGGGCGCACGATCATCTCTCCGGCCAGTTCGCCCGGCGGGAGGTCCGGAAGCGGTACCTGGCGCTGGTTTACGGCGCGGTGGAGAAGGACCGCGGCGAGATCGACGCGCCGCTTGGGCGGCATCCCCGGTCCCGAACCCGGATCTCGACCCGGACCCGCAAGCCGCGCTCCGCCCTGACCCGCTACCGGGTGCTCTCGCGGCATCCTGGCTTCACCTATCTGTCGGTCGCGCCCCATACGGGACGGACCCACCAGATCCGGGTTCACCTGACCCACCTGGGGCACCCGGTGGTGGGAGACGGCACCTACGGCAGCCGCCGGCTTCGTCGACTGCCCGAATCGATCCGCGACTCGGAGATGGCGAGGCTGGGTCGGCACTTCCTCCACGCGGCCTCCCTGGCCTTCGTCCATCCCGCCACGGCCCGGCGGGTGCGCTTCGAGAGTCCCCTTCCGCCGGAGCTTGAAGCGGTTCTGGCGGTTTTGGAATAA
- the lgt gene encoding prolipoprotein diacylglyceryl transferase, with amino-acid sequence MFPKLLEIGPLTLHTYGALLAAACLSAIFLFARLGARDGVPRQRSWDLGFIIILSAIVGAKLLMILTDWETYLKQDPSRFFTLGFWQAGGVYYGGLLGAMAASYLYVRRQPSMDFRTVADAAGPAIALGQTIGRLGCFAAGCDYGQPCSLPWAVTFTSEYAHRVVGVPINVALHPTQLYESLATFTLFLVLLWLHGARRFKGQVFAAYLFCYSILRFGIEFFRGDADRGFVFGGALSTSQFISLLLVPCALLLYRHMRRNPVRARRV; translated from the coding sequence CTGCTGGCGGCCGCCTGCCTGTCGGCCATCTTTCTCTTCGCCCGGCTGGGCGCCCGCGACGGAGTGCCGCGGCAGCGGAGCTGGGACCTGGGATTCATCATCATCCTCTCGGCCATCGTCGGCGCCAAGCTGCTGATGATCTTGACCGACTGGGAAACCTATCTGAAGCAGGACCCCTCAAGGTTCTTCACCCTGGGGTTCTGGCAGGCCGGCGGCGTCTACTACGGGGGACTGCTGGGCGCCATGGCCGCCAGCTATCTCTATGTCCGCCGGCAACCGTCCATGGATTTCCGGACGGTGGCCGACGCCGCGGGGCCGGCCATCGCCCTGGGGCAGACCATCGGCCGCCTGGGCTGTTTCGCGGCCGGATGCGACTACGGACAGCCCTGCTCGCTTCCCTGGGCGGTCACTTTCACCAGCGAGTATGCCCATCGCGTCGTGGGCGTGCCCATCAATGTGGCGCTCCACCCGACCCAGCTCTACGAGTCGCTGGCCACCTTCACGCTGTTTCTCGTCCTGCTCTGGCTGCACGGGGCGAGGCGCTTCAAGGGACAAGTCTTCGCCGCCTACCTCTTCTGCTACTCGATCCTGCGCTTCGGCATCGAGTTCTTCCGGGGCGACGCCGACCGGGGGTTCGTCTTCGGAGGGGCGCTTTCCACCTCCCAGTTCATCAGCCTGCTGCTGGTTCCCTGCGCCCTGCTGCTCTACCGCCACATGAGACGCAACCCGGTTCGGGCCCGCCGTGTCTGA